Within the Nerophis ophidion isolate RoL-2023_Sa linkage group LG01, RoL_Noph_v1.0, whole genome shotgun sequence genome, the region agcagacgatgtgcgcgtgatgtcactgtttgtagagatcctaacattgtttacaatcatggccaccagcagcgagagcgattcggaccgagaaagcgacaatttccccattaatttgagcgaggataaaagattcgtggatgaggatagtgagagtgaaggattagaagaaaaaaaaaagacgagggcagtgggagcgatttagatgttattagacacatttacttggaaaattctggaaaatcccttatctgcttattgtgttactagtgttttagtgagattatatagtcatacctgaaagtcggaggggtgtggtgaccgccagtgtctctgagggaagccacggaggagccaagaaagtcacagctgcctcttttttctcatagaaacctgccggttgacatgtggtagagaaacatgtttgtttGACAGCTCTGTTTCATatcaaagcttcacaacaaacaaagaaacaccggctgtgtttgtgttgctacagccggctgcaatacaccgctttccaccaaaatctttcttctttgtagtctccattattaattgaacaaattgtaaaagattcagcaacacagttgtccagaatactgtgtaattatgcggtaaaaacagactacttttagccgtgatcggtgctgacAGATCacgtccgctaccaccggtgacgtcacgcgcacggtcatcattctgcgacgttttcaacaggatactacgcgggaaattaaaaattgcaatttagtaaactaaagcggccgtattggcatgtgttgcaatgttaatatttcatcattgatatataaactatcagattgcgtggtcggtagtagtgggtttcagtaggccttttaattgTGTTATAGTAGGTTAGTAATGTAAATAGTAATTAGTTACACCATTAAACGAAAAGGTACTTGTATTATGCTCAAAACTTGTTGTGCATTTTTAGGTATAAGACACAAGACAAATGTAGAAATTTAACAAAGTTAACTTTGAGTTATTATACAATAAACTTTTAGCTAATCTTTGTCCAGAGTGTTCAGTGAATGAACTTATCCTAGCAAGTAAACAGTGCGATAACAATGTTAGCACTGTGCATGTCTTGCAAGATATCTTATTTGAGTTGTATTGTGTATTCTACATCAGACATTGTCGCGCAAACGTGTTCAAAAGTGTTGGACGACagccgcattttttttttctacattgcaGTCATCCATCATGGAGGTGAACAGCACGGCAGACATCTTAAGCTCGGCCTACCTGGCAGCAGAGTACGTGGACAACTTCCTGCCGGAGAACCCCTTACAGCCGTCGTTGAAACACGCCTGGGGCTACATGCTGGACAACTACACCAAGTTCCAGATAGCCACCTGGGGCTCCCTTATCGTGCACGAGTTCATTTACTTCCTCTTTTGCCTTCCCGGTTTCCTCTTCCAGTTCATGCCTTTCATGCAGAAGTACAAGATCCAGCAGGTGTTTGCAGATCATACTGCGTTCTCTTGCACTTTATGTAGGTTTTCTCTCCTGTGCAAGGTTCCTAATTTGTTGGTATGTGCAGGACAAACCAGAGACGTGGGAGAAACAGTGGACATGTTTCAAGATGTTGCTCTTCAACCATTTCTGCATCCAGCTGCCTCTCATCTGCGGCACATACTACTTCACCGAATTCTTCAACATCCCTTACGACTgggactccatgccacgctggTCAGTGTCACCAATGGACAGACAACTGGTTACCTTATGTGTGTACGTgatgtgaatggacagacgggTGTTTGCATTGTGTTCTGGACACAACTGGTAACattatatggggcggcatagctcggttgatacagtggctgtgccagcaacttgagggttgcaggttcgattcctgcttccgccatcctagtcactgtcgttgtgtccttgggcaagacactttacccacctgctcccagtgccacccacactggtttagacgTAACTTAGATAAAGGGTTTTAcgatgtaaaagtgctttgagtcactagagaaaagcgctataaaaaacaGCTATTTACATTGGTTGTGCGTGAATGAAGGGACATGTGAATTGACGgacaaaaaaatcacatttatatGGTAGGAGAATGTAATAATGGACATTTGTcctcattttgtgtgtgtggacaaaaaGACGCTTACGCTTAcctttctgtcaggttcaaacaccgatgacatctattaaacgagtcaagaagcaaggaaataaacagagacagaattcaatttggctcaatttgaggagagacgcccgGACAccgtacccttgtacagtgtctcagcaCGCTCTTCGGAAAGATTGTACGCAACCTCTTTTTATTTGTACTTTCCCTGGTTATatagcaacagctgtttctaaagggatggggggtatgtaaacagaTATTGTTTTTGGTGACATTAGCACAAAAGAAAAAtatgcctcgggcttggactggtcctggatcgagcttgggcaggtcctgGATCAAAATAGATTACCCCTCCTGTCTCCTCTCATCGTACACAGCGCAATTTTCCAAACCTTTGGCTTGTAgcaacaaagacagcctcttgtctgttcactgggaactcagagaatggaaagttttttttgataatttacatacaatttttctgacactttcattatacagtatatttacagtTATGTGAGTCAGTGAATGTGCAGATAAATGATTACATTAATGTAGGTATGTGAATAGACGGACAATAATTTACATCTATATGTGCATGTGAATGGACTGTCAGAAGTGTATGTGACAAACATATGGTTGCATTACAGTATACATTATGCATGTATGTGAATGACAAGAGACAATCACATAATGCGTGTATGTGAATGCACAAATGGACATGTGAATGGACATTTGTGAATGGGTACGCGATTCGGCAGATAAACTTTTCCATAGCGGGTACATGTGATGCCTACAAATAGATAGTTACATAATGCATGTATTGTGAGTGGACGTATGAGTGGACATATGTGTCCAcgatgtatgtatgtgaatggaccAACGGCTGCTTACATTATCTGTGTATCTGAAAGGACATTGGTGTTAACATTATGCATGtgcgtgaatggacaaacatggtTAAATAATGTGTTACTTTATAGATATTGATATGAGCATTTGTTTACGTGAATAGACGAACAAATGATTAGATAATGTGAATGGACATCAAGGTGCTATTTTTAATGTTCTGTGGTGTCCAGGCCGTACATCCTGACCCAGTGTTTTGGCTGCGCCGTGGTGGAAGACGCGTGGCATTACTTCCTCCACCGGCTGCTCCACCACCGCAGGATCTACAAGTACATCCACAAAGTTCACCACGAGTTCACCGTGAGTTGAAGCAAACACGCCACGGACACGGGATTGTACGAGGAAGTCACTGATGATGCCCTCTATGTCCACCAGTCGCCATTCGGCATGCAGGCGGAATACGCCCATCCTGCCGAGACGCTCATCCTCGGGGCCGGTTTCTTCATCGGCATCATGATCTTCTGCAACCACGTCTTCTTCCTGTGGGCCTGGGTGGCCTTCCGCCTGCTGGAGACCATTGATGTGCACAGGTAGGCGCACAAATGTTCATTTAGGTAAAAGAAAAGAGGGAAAAATATTATGATTAAGGGAAAATGGGCGGATGGGTTTACAAACTATATAAAGGGGGGTTGCAGATGACGTAATTTTTGTTTTTCACAGTTTAATTGACACGATCGTCAAGCAGCTTGAGCTTAGTATTAAtgtgagagtgagtgtagagtttgagcagaaaatgctgGATTGCTGTTCGGTTTTTGGGTGTTCCAGTCGTTAAAAACGGGAGACAGGAAAGTGCTTCTGGAAAGAAAtggttcataaaggtaataaagtcagggaaaATGCGTCGTAGGAAATGGCTCCTAAAATTATCACTGTTTTCAttttgtggaatacaatcggcattcttgccaaccctcccgatattTCTGGGAgaatcccaaatttcagtgcccctcccgaaaatctcccagggcaaccgtTCCCCCGAATAtatcctgatttccacccggacaacaatattgggggtgtgcctcaaaggcactgcctttagcgtcctctacaacctgtcgtcacttccgcttttcctccgtataTACAGCatgtcggcccaatcacataatacatgcggcttttacagacacacttaagtgaatgcaaggcatacttgatcaacagccatacaggtcacactaagggtggccgtacaaacaactttaacactgttactaatatgcgccacactgtgaacccacaccaaacaagaatgactaacacatttcgggagaacatccgaaccgtaacacaacataaacacaacagaacaaatacccagaaccccttggagcactaactcttccgggacgctacaatatacacccccgctaccaccaaaccccaccaacCTCAACCCTGCCTCTCCACTTTTAAACCCCCCCGCCCTCCATATCTCCcggattcggaggtctcaagggggttggcaaatatgacaGTCGGACCATGCtggtgtctgcagtgatcactttgtaaaatgaacatttgatttaattaaaaacggTCTGTGATGCAATCAAATGTATTCTCTAttatatcagtagtgtttgatAGCACAACTGAACGTAAAGAAAGGGATTGCATtaatttgtgttcttttgtggttgttATACCTAAATATGCAAataaactaactttatgttaagTCCgattaataaatattgtgattgtttgtCCAATCCACtgtatttttattgtcttttttttatagCAGAAACTAAAAGTCGTGTTTttgtgcaggaaagccaagtgctttattcgaCACGGATGACCACTTTATAGCGTCTTTGGTGATGTTTGTCAGCAAGAAGAAAACATCCTTCATAGTATTAATAAACTAGATGAATAAATCTAGTTTAAATAAACTATATATTGATatcgctagcaaacattgctgagCAACAGGGACATTTTTAGCCAAATAATGAGACGAAATACGAACTTCACACTATAAAAataactgcagacatgaatttgAGATGAGACTAATATCTATTTAAGGAATTCAACTTCAAACAAACGTATCCTTCTTCTCATTAGCGTCACAATGACAGCAGCACGGCAatcgttatgtcaatcaaatatgGTACTAAGTGATGCACAAATAAGTCCAATTTTGTCTTTTACggattattgtttaatttgtagAACCCTCATTATGTGCCTCGATTTTTTTCTTCTCCAAATACTGTGAGTGTCAAATTAAGTTGTGTCGAGCAGTAACATCCTGGTAATAATAAATGGTTTaaatcataaatttttttttttttttttaaatcccattttaagtattttttttaatgattggcTTATACATTTGCCTCTAAACCTTTACAAATAAGACCAAATCTGCACTGGTGCAGGTGAATAAGCAGTAGCCTAATGGGACCCTCAACTACTGCCTGAAACCCAGAAGTGCCAGGATGTGCCTCTAGGTGACGTGATTGCAACTCACCTACACTCATAGTCAGAAGGAATAGACtgtaatatttagtgttgaccACAAGGGAGCGGCAGAGAACAAACTTTATTGTTCCTTTAAATAAGGCACCCAATCAAACCCTTTGCAATTAACATTTCAATAAAAATATCTATATATGCATGACAAATTAATAAATAT harbors:
- the msmo1 gene encoding methylsterol monooxygenase 1, which codes for MPVASVLQAQGHLLGTTRLRACAKSSIMEVNSTADILSSAYLAAEYVDNFLPENPLQPSLKHAWGYMLDNYTKFQIATWGSLIVHEFIYFLFCLPGFLFQFMPFMQKYKIQQDKPETWEKQWTCFKMLLFNHFCIQLPLICGTYYFTEFFNIPYDWDSMPRWPYILTQCFGCAVVEDAWHYFLHRLLHHRRIYKYIHKVHHEFTSPFGMQAEYAHPAETLILGAGFFIGIMIFCNHVFFLWAWVAFRLLETIDVHSGYDIPINPLHLIPFYAGTRFHDFHHMNFVGNYASTFTWWDKLLKTDNQYNKYLSKKEQ